The segment CCGGCCTGCGGCGTCAGACATCGCGCCCCTCCCCTTCGGCCAGCGATTCGCTATCGTCCCGGCCGCTGCGCCCATCCTCCTCGCAGATACCGAGCTGTTCGATCCGATACCGCAACTGGCGGAAGTTCAAACCCAGCAGCGGCGCCGCGGCGGTCCGGTTGAAGCCGGTCTGCCGCAAGGCGCGCAGGATCAGCTCGCGCTCCATCGCCTCCAGGTGCGCGGGAAGATTAATTGGGAACGTGGTGGCAGCCGGCGCGCCAGCATCGGGGGCAGGCACGGCGACCGGCCCTGCCACGGGAATCGGGGCCGGCACGGGCGCCGGTTCTGGCATCACCGCCACGGGTGTCGCCGGAGCGGGCACGCCCCAGGCTCCGGCGTTACCCCACCGGTGATACATGGCTGCCGGCGGCACGGCAGTCAACGGCGGCGCCGCCATGGCCGTCTGCATCAGCGCGGCACGCTCGATGCCGGTGTCGAGCGGCCCCAGGTCGGCCACCTCGATCTCCTCGCTCTCAGCGAACGCGTAGGCACGCTCGAGCAGGTTCTCGAGCTCGCGCACGTTCCCCGGAAATTCGTACGCGCAGAGCCATTCCAGCGCCGCGCGCGACAGCCGCTTGGGATGCGCATCGCCGTAGCGCACGGCCAGATGCTCGAGAATCGCGCGGGCAAGCACCGGGATGTCCTCGGCGCGCTCGCGCATCGTGGGCATCCGGAGTTCAAGCACGTTGAGGCGGTAGTACAAGTCCTGCCGGAATGCTCCGGCGGCGACCATCGCCGCCAGATCCTTGTGGCTGGCGCACATGACGCGCACATCCACGCTGTCTTCCTTGCTAGCGCCGATCTTGCGCACGCGGCGTTCCTGCAACGCGCGCAGCAGCTTCACCTGCATCGCCAGCGGCAAGTCCGCGACCTCATCGAGCAGCAGCGTGCCGCCATTGGCGGCCTGGAAGAACCCGCCGCGCTCGGCGTCGGCCCCAGTAAAGGCGCCTTTGACGTGACCGAAGAACTCGGCCTCCATCAGCGTCTCAGGGATCGCGCCGCAGTTCACGGCCACAAATGGATGCGCCGAGCGCGCGCTGATCGCGTGAATCGCTCGCGCCGCCCGTTCCTTGCCGCTGCCGGATTCGCCGCTGATCACCACCGGTGCCATGCTGCGCGCCAGGCGCGGCAGCGAGCGCCGTACCTCGTGAATTGCCGGCGAGACCCCCGGTAGCAGCCCGGCCGCGCGATCGCCCAGACTGGCCCCATCGGTCGCGTCGGACGCGTCCCCCGCATCGGCCTGATCGGATGTGTCGTTACCGTTCGCACCGCGCTGGTGACGGCCCAGTGCGTTGAGAATCAGCGTGCGGAGTTGCTCGAGAGATACCGGCTTGGCGATGTAGTCGAACGCGCCGGCCTTGAGCGCATCCACCGCGTTGTCCGCGCTGCCATACGCCGTGATCACGGCCACCGGGGTGCGCTCGGGCGACGCCGACAACTGGCGCACGATCTCGATGCCGAGGCCATCGCCGAGCCGCATGTCGGTCAGCACCAGGCTGTAGCGCCGCTCGGCCAGACGCAGGCGGGCCTCGGCCAGCGAACCGGCCATCACCACGTCATGCCCCATGCGTCGCAGCGAGATATCCAGCAGCTCGCGCAGGTCGGCCTCGTCGTCGATGACGAGAATCGGATCGGGTGCGGACAATCTGGGAGGCATGGATATCAGAGCTTGGCCGATGGTTGAAATGGCTGGGCATTCGCGACGTCGGGCACTTCGTTGCGCAGCGTCAACACGAATGCCTTGCCGGGAAGTGTATCGCGAGCCCCGACGAGCATGCCGGTGCGGTCGAGCAGATCCTCTAGCACGATCGCGCCGTAGCGCACCTGGGCGTCGTTCGCGCCGCACAGCTCGCGCGCCATGAACAGCCCCAGCCCGGTACCTTGCGGATTACTGGTGAAGAACGGCTCGAACAGGCTGCGCTGCTGCTCGCGCGTGACTTCCGCGCCATCGTTCCAGACAATCAGTTCGGCATGGTGCTGGTCGAGCGTATGCGCCAGCAGGCGGATCGCGCCCGGCAGCCGGCTGCAATAGCGCCATGCGTTGTCGAGCAGGTTGCCGAGCACCTGCTGCAATTGCGACATGTCGAAGATCACCGGCCCCTTCAGATCGACGGTGATGCGGATCGCATTGGCGTTCACCTCGGCGCGGGCGCCGGCTCGCGAACGCATTTCCAGCCGCCACCGGTCCACGACTTCGGGCAGCGCCTTGGCCAAATCGACAGCGCTATGCCCGGTGCGCGGGCGGCGCGACAGTTGCAGCACATCGGAAATCACCTGATCGAGCCGTCGCACGTTATCGCTGATGATGCGCAGCAGGCGGGCATCGATGTTGCCCTCGCCACCGCCTGAGTCGGCCAGCAGTTCGTTGGCCTGGCTGATCGCCGCGAGCGGATTGCGGATCTGGTGCGCGACGCTGGCGACCAGTCGACCCATCGCGGCAAGTTTTTCCTGCTGGACCTGCTCGGCAATACGCTCCCAGCTTTCGATGTGCACCAGCACCGTGTCACGCATCTCGCTACGCAGCAGCGCCTCGTCCGCCGGGCTCCAGGCCATGGCCTCGTTCTGGGCGATGGCCAGCCGCAGGCGCGCGGCGCCCTCGGGCGACATATCGTTCCAGCTGGTTGTGTCGAGGCCCGATGGCGAGGTCAGTGCACCCGCCAGCGTCGAACGCAGCCCCGCCAGGCCGGGCAGCACGAAGCGAAGGCGCAGCCGTGTGTGCATCGAGTTGCGCGCCGAGGAGGACGGGCGCGATGGCAGCGGCAGCAATTGCAAGATGCGCGGGACGTCGTCCTTCATGCGGATCCAGTCGCGCAGCATCTCCAGCAGCGGTTGCAGACGCGGCATTCGACGCAGGTCGAACAACACGTTCTCGCGCTCGCCAACACGAACCTGCCCTTCGCGAATCCGCTCGTTTTGCTGCACGCCAAGCAGCACGAGCGCGGCGGGATTTGCCGCCACAACGACGCCATTGGCACGGACCAGCATCACGCCGTCCTGCATGTCATTGACCATCAGCCGGTTCACGAGTTGCTGCAGGCGCAGTTCCTGTTCGCGCGCCAGCGCCAGTTGCTCCTGGGCGATCTGGCGATTGGCAAGCATGTACATCACGAGCGCCGCGATCATGAACACAAGCCCGAACAGGCCGGAACCGAGCAGGTTCACATCGACCTGGCGCGTGATCAATGTTTGCAGGAGCGGCGGGCCCATCACGAGCAGCGCCGACACCGAAGCGGCAAACAGCGCAAACGTCAGGCTGGTCAGCGCGCCCGCCTCGATCACGGGCAGCAGGAAAATCATCGCCAGCCCTTCGCCCTGGCTGCCGAAGTGACCGAGCGCCGCGTAGATGGAGGCCAGCAAGACCAGATCGACCAGCACCTGCACGCGCACGCGCACGTGAAAGTGGTTGCGCCACAACGTACCGAACAGCGTGACGAGGGCGATGGCCAGATAAGGCAGCACGACCGGCATGGCCGAGGCCAAGCGCGCGTTCGTCGCCACGTTGAAGACGTCGGCGCCGGCGGCGGCGCGTTCGAGCGGCAGCCAGGCATAGCCGACCAGCAACACAGCGACGGCAAGCCGCGTCCAGCAGAAGTACCGCTGCAGCCGCCAGTGGAATTCAGGTGGCTCCGACTGACGCCAGAGCTTGACCAGCACGCGCCAGCCGTTCAGATGGGACCAGGCCGACGCCGGCGCCGTCATGAACGCGTGCCGTGATCGCCCTCGCCGGGCATGTCTGGCAAATGGCTACGGCGGCAGTAATGCAGGCCGTGCCATGCGATGGCATCGCCGCGCGGCAGATGCACGCCGCAGTGCGCGCACTGGACCATCGGTTCGATGTTTTCGTCGCCAGCGCCCGTGCGGCGCGGCGGCGGCTCCTGTTTCTCGGCGGTCTGCCGCGTGCCGGCGCGATCGCGCAGCCACCACAAGATGCCCAGCACGATGGCCAGCAGTAGGAAGATTCTTGCCATGTCGGGGCGAAGGGATCAGGTGATACGGTGCAGCACCACTTCCATGACGAAGCGGCTGCCCACATAGGCGAGAAGCAGGATCCCGAACGACGCGATCACCCAGCGTAGCGCGGTGCGGCCGCGCCAGCCCCGGAAATGGCGTCCAACCAGGATGCCGCCAAACATCAGCCAGGAGATGACCGCGAAGACGGTCTTGTGATCGATCCGGAACGCGCGCGCGAACAGTTGCTCGGAGAACAGGAAACCGGACGCGATCGTTAGCGTCAGCAGCACGAAGCCCGCGGCGATCAGCCTGAACAGCAGCTTTTCCAGCGTCAGGAGCGGCGGCAGCAGGTCCAGCCAGCGTCCGAGCCACTGGCTCGATGCCGACTCCGTCCCGGCCGGGCGATTGAAGCCGTGCAAGCGTCGCTCAGCCATCAGCATCAGGAACGCATGGAACGCCGCCAGCGTGAACAGGCCATACGCCACGTTGGCGATCACGAAATGGAGCTTGAACAGCGGACGCGCCGCGTACCCCAGGATCAGCGTGCCCGGGAACGCCAGCGGCATCAGGCTGGCCAGCATTGCCACCGGGAAAACGACCAGGCCCAGGCCGGCCAGCGAGAAGAAGAAGCTCTCGATCCAGTAGATGCCCACACCAAGCCAGAGCATCGACGACAGCGCGAAGGCGAACCCGAACACCATGCGATCCGCCGGAAAAATCGTTTCATGGAGCAGCACACCGTGACTGACCAGGGCCACCATCACCAGCCCGTGCCACCAGGCCGGCTGGCCCTCGGCGCGCCCGCCGGCAGCGGGCGGCATCAGCACTGCGGTGGCCGCCGCGCCGGGACGCCCCGGATGGCCAGGTGTGGCCCCGCCGGCAGCCGCCAGTCGCGGGTTGCGGGTCGCCCAGCCATGAAAGGCCAGGCCGCAGTAGAGAAGTGCCGTCAAGGCAT is part of the Cupriavidus metallidurans CH34 genome and harbors:
- a CDS encoding sigma-54-dependent transcriptional regulator; translated protein: MPPRLSAPDPILVIDDEADLRELLDISLRRMGHDVVMAGSLAEARLRLAERRYSLVLTDMRLGDGLGIEIVRQLSASPERTPVAVITAYGSADNAVDALKAGAFDYIAKPVSLEQLRTLILNALGRHQRGANGNDTSDQADAGDASDATDGASLGDRAAGLLPGVSPAIHEVRRSLPRLARSMAPVVISGESGSGKERAARAIHAISARSAHPFVAVNCGAIPETLMEAEFFGHVKGAFTGADAERGGFFQAANGGTLLLDEVADLPLAMQVKLLRALQERRVRKIGASKEDSVDVRVMCASHKDLAAMVAAGAFRQDLYYRLNVLELRMPTMRERAEDIPVLARAILEHLAVRYGDAHPKRLSRAALEWLCAYEFPGNVRELENLLERAYAFAESEEIEVADLGPLDTGIERAALMQTAMAAPPLTAVPPAAMYHRWGNAGAWGVPAPATPVAVMPEPAPVPAPIPVAGPVAVPAPDAGAPAATTFPINLPAHLEAMERELILRALRQTGFNRTAAAPLLGLNFRQLRYRIEQLGICEEDGRSGRDDSESLAEGEGRDV
- a CDS encoding histidine kinase dimerization/phospho-acceptor domain-containing protein, translating into MTAPASAWSHLNGWRVLVKLWRQSEPPEFHWRLQRYFCWTRLAVAVLLVGYAWLPLERAAAGADVFNVATNARLASAMPVVLPYLAIALVTLFGTLWRNHFHVRVRVQVLVDLVLLASIYAALGHFGSQGEGLAMIFLLPVIEAGALTSLTFALFAASVSALLVMGPPLLQTLITRQVDVNLLGSGLFGLVFMIAALVMYMLANRQIAQEQLALAREQELRLQQLVNRLMVNDMQDGVMLVRANGVVVAANPAALVLLGVQQNERIREGQVRVGERENVLFDLRRMPRLQPLLEMLRDWIRMKDDVPRILQLLPLPSRPSSSARNSMHTRLRLRFVLPGLAGLRSTLAGALTSPSGLDTTSWNDMSPEGAARLRLAIAQNEAMAWSPADEALLRSEMRDTVLVHIESWERIAEQVQQEKLAAMGRLVASVAHQIRNPLAAISQANELLADSGGGEGNIDARLLRIISDNVRRLDQVISDVLQLSRRPRTGHSAVDLAKALPEVVDRWRLEMRSRAGARAEVNANAIRITVDLKGPVIFDMSQLQQVLGNLLDNAWRYCSRLPGAIRLLAHTLDQHHAELIVWNDGAEVTREQQRSLFEPFFTSNPQGTGLGLFMARELCGANDAQVRYGAIVLEDLLDRTGMLVGARDTLPGKAFVLTLRNEVPDVANAQPFQPSAKL
- a CDS encoding PP0621 family protein → MARIFLLLAIVLGILWWLRDRAGTRQTAEKQEPPPRRTGAGDENIEPMVQCAHCGVHLPRGDAIAWHGLHYCRRSHLPDMPGEGDHGTRS
- a CDS encoding cytochrome C assembly family protein, with protein sequence MAIVLYALTALLYCGLAFHGWATRNPRLAAAGGATPGHPGRPGAAATAVLMPPAAGGRAEGQPAWWHGLVMVALVSHGVLLHETIFPADRMVFGFAFALSSMLWLGVGIYWIESFFFSLAGLGLVVFPVAMLASLMPLAFPGTLILGYAARPLFKLHFVIANVAYGLFTLAAFHAFLMLMAERRLHGFNRPAGTESASSQWLGRWLDLLPPLLTLEKLLFRLIAAGFVLLTLTIASGFLFSEQLFARAFRIDHKTVFAVISWLMFGGILVGRHFRGWRGRTALRWVIASFGILLLAYVGSRFVMEVVLHRIT